In Dehalococcoidia bacterium, the sequence GCCCGTGGAGCAGTGGTCGCGGGTGGTGCAGCTGAACTTCTGGGCAGTGATCCGCGGCACCCAGGCCGCTATCGAGTCCATGAAAGCGTCAGGCGGCGGCGTGATCGTGAACACGGCGTCGATGGCAGGTGTCAATCCGTGGCCAATGGACCCCGTGTATTCGGCAACCAAAGGCGGCGTCGTCTTTTTCACGAAGGCCCTTGCCTGGCTCGCGACCAGCGCGAACGTGCGCGTGAACTGCGTCTGCCCGACACTCGTGCAGACGCCGCTGCTCAGTGACGCCTCGGATGCGCGCATCGCCGACCTCCAGCGGCTCACTCGACTCAAAGCGGACGATGTCGCGCGTGCGGTCCTGCGCTTGATCGAGGACGATAGCCTTGCCGGCAAGGCCCTGACGGTGTTGCCGGGCCAGGAGCCAGCATTCGCATAAGGCCTGGTGCAGACAATCAGGGTTACGCGGGCCGTCGGGCCCAACAGGAGGTGGAGAGATGTTCATTGCTACGAACAACTTCAAGGTCGCGAAGGGGCGCGAACAGGACTTCGAGAACTCCTGGCGCAACCGGCGCACCTATCTCGATGACGTGCCGGGCTTCATCAGCTTCGCCCTGCTGAAGGGCGACAACGAAGGCGAGTACGTGAGCATGACCACCTGGGAGAGCCGCCAGGCATTCCTGGACTGGACGAAGAGCGAAGCGTTCGCCCTGGGGCACCGGCAGGGGTCGGTCGCCGGCGTGCTGGAGGGGCCGCCGGTCGTGCGGCTTTACGAGGCGGTCCTGGAGCAGAAGGCGCCGGCGCGCGCCTAGCGTTAATTGCCGCGTGAACGCACCGTCGCCCTGCGACCGGCGGTGCGGCCTGGTCAGGCTGTCGGAGACAGGCGTGCCAGGACCCCCATGTGGTCCGAGGGCCAGACCCCCTCGACTGGACGGTCCCCGATCAGCCGCGCCGCGACGGCGGTGAACTGGGAAGGCCGCACGAGGATGTAGTCGATCGCGGCCTTCGCCTGGCTTTCTTCGTCCACCGGCGGCCCTTCACGGCGCTCGGAGAAGCCCGGCTGGCGGCCGGCGAGGGGCCGGAGCGGCGTGGGGAACGTACTCTCGGGATGGCGGCCGTTCGCCATCTCGAAGGCGGAGCGGAGGTAGGGCCAGAAGACGGCCATCGTCCGGCCCTCCGGTACGGCGTTGAAGTCGCCACAGACGATAGCCGGCGCCTCTGGCTCGCGCTCGAGACGGCCGAGGATGACGGACGCCTCCCGCTGGCGCAGCTTGGAATCGCGCGGGTGCAGGTGGACGTTATAGACGTCGAGCGGCGCGTCCTGG encodes:
- a CDS encoding SDR family NAD(P)-dependent oxidoreductase, producing MDLQGKAALVTGGGSGIGRATALLLAQKGASVLVADIDETRGGDTVKMIASARGTAAFVPMDATREGEIEKAIRKVVELWGKLDVMFNNAGILTGVPAFPDTPVEQWSRVVQLNFWAVIRGTQAAIESMKASGGGVIVNTASMAGVNPWPMDPVYSATKGGVVFFTKALAWLATSANVRVNCVCPTLVQTPLLSDASDARIADLQRLTRLKADDVARAVLRLIEDDSLAGKALTVLPGQEPAFA
- a CDS encoding antibiotic biosynthesis monooxygenase, which translates into the protein MFIATNNFKVAKGREQDFENSWRNRRTYLDDVPGFISFALLKGDNEGEYVSMTTWESRQAFLDWTKSEAFALGHRQGSVAGVLEGPPVVRLYEAVLEQKAPARA
- a CDS encoding endonuclease/exonuclease/phosphatase family protein, which encodes MEVAVATFNVYKHEDFEQRLRAVLALLGQVRADIVCLQEVPPGRALTEVIAARAGYQHAAECAFVRPDDGWTEALGVLSRFRVVDQEPVELRPGVPNCFRVRLDVQDAPLDVYNVHLHPRDSKLRQREASVILGRLEREPEAPAIVCGDFNAVPEGRTMAVFWPYLRSAFEMANGRHPESTFPTPLRPLAGRQPGFSERREGPPVDEESQAKAAIDYILVRPSQFTAVAARLIGDRPVEGVWPSDHMGVLARLSPTA